Proteins encoded within one genomic window of Rhododendron vialii isolate Sample 1 chromosome 1a, ASM3025357v1:
- the LOC131303240 gene encoding probable calcium-binding protein CML41: MEPERIPKSFGCFPHRSLRTTLQRCKSLKSSSKSSPRSPNSTNITTTRKTSATREEELKEVFRRFDGDSDGKISAVELRAYFASIGEYMSHEEARGVIEDLDADGDNLMDFGDFLRLMKKEGKGDGDDEDIKAAFEMFEFGKGSGRITSKSLQRVLSRFGDEKSQDECEAMIRAYDADGNGELDFHEFYQMMA, from the coding sequence ATGGAACCCGAGAGAATTCCGAAATCCTTCGGTTGTTTCCCTCACAGGAGCCTGCGAACAACCCTCCAACGTTGCAAGTCACTAAAGTCCAGTTCGAAATCATCTCCTCGGTCTCCAAACTCTACAAATATTACTACTACGAGGAAAACCAGTGCAACGAGAGAAGAGGAGTTGAAAGAAGTTTTTCGCCGTTTCGATGGAGACAGCGACGGGAAGATATCGGCCGTTGAGCTGAGGGCTTATTTCGCCTCGATAGGGGAGTACATGTCGCACGAGGAGGCGCGGGGAGTCATCGAAGATCTGGATGCGGATGGAGATAACTTGATGGATTTTGGAGACTTTCTGAGGCTGATGAAGAAGGAAGGTAAAGGAGACGGGGACGACGAGGACATCAAGGCCGCGTTCGAGATGTTTGAATTCGGGAAGGGGTCGGGACGGATCACGTCGAAGAGTTTGCAGAGGGTTTTGAGCCGGTTTGGGGATGAGAAATCGCAAGATGAGTGTGAAGCCATGATTCGGGCGTACGATGCGGACGGGAATGGGGAGCTGGATTTTCACGAGTTTTACCAGATGATGGCCTGA